A portion of the Gimesia chilikensis genome contains these proteins:
- a CDS encoding SGNH/GDSL hydrolase family protein gives MNSPRLRSLKFLLPLCCLLLLLVTSARAEHEGKIQILLLGDSTTEGSIPRRLKPEGPHLESVIEQLLAAEGDLPACHVINSSLSGEYIKRLFDSGRYDRDAAKLPGVDYIFIRYGLNDRAKREDFTENFPKDFHALLDRLRKDHPQAVLIPMTVIPFANEEVSKEINALIFGVAKAEGLEVFDIYPRYAAELKQGFNMLNYRRYPVEKVPEKYQALVKPFISGGRVVVMANELDPILGHLPGWYSDRHPNLAGYNVIADETAKYLAPKLRARKPAQESKP, from the coding sequence ATGAACTCACCCCGTTTACGTTCCCTGAAATTTCTATTGCCGCTGTGCTGCCTGCTTTTGCTGCTTGTGACTTCTGCCCGGGCTGAGCATGAAGGCAAGATTCAAATCCTGCTGCTGGGTGACAGCACTACAGAGGGCAGCATTCCCCGCCGGTTGAAACCGGAAGGACCGCATCTGGAATCCGTCATCGAACAACTGCTGGCCGCGGAAGGCGATCTGCCGGCCTGTCATGTGATCAACTCCAGCTTGAGCGGCGAATACATCAAGCGGCTGTTTGATTCGGGCCGCTACGATCGGGATGCGGCCAAGCTGCCGGGCGTGGATTATATCTTCATCCGCTATGGGCTGAATGACCGGGCGAAGCGGGAGGACTTCACGGAGAACTTCCCCAAAGATTTCCATGCGCTGCTGGACCGTCTGCGCAAAGACCATCCCCAGGCGGTGCTGATTCCCATGACGGTGATTCCGTTTGCCAATGAAGAGGTGAGCAAAGAGATCAACGCTCTGATCTTCGGCGTTGCGAAAGCAGAGGGGCTGGAAGTGTTTGACATTTATCCACGGTATGCTGCTGAGCTCAAACAGGGCTTTAACATGCTCAACTACCGCCGCTATCCGGTGGAAAAGGTTCCCGAAAAATATCAGGCTCTGGTCAAACCCTTTATCTCGGGAGGCCGGGTAGTCGTGATGGCTAATGAGCTCGATCCGATCCTGGGACATCTGCCCGGCTGGTACTCGGACCGGCACCCGAATCTGGCAGGTTATAATGTGATCGCTGACGAAACCGCGAAATATCTCGCACCTAAACTGCGGGCCCGCAAACCGGCGCAGGAATCAAAACCGTAA